AACATGACGAAACACTTTGCATCAGCAgtttactttaaattaaatcgGAAACATATTGGGCTAACTACATAATGATTGTTGTGATTATGTACATATTACGACCACTAAATGATCACTCTGTTAAAATAACACCCAGGGTGTTTTTACAAAACAGGCAAACAATGTGAGATGATGCTAATTTGATTATTGGATTAAAAGTTGAAGAAACAATTTAACTAATTtaactaatttaaaatttcgaccAACTAAATtccttgttttgtttttctaagTTTTGTtacgttttatttcattttgttgtattATTAATTACAGCTTGCCGTAGTGCGTACGAAACTTATATATTCTTTGATATACTAAATGGAACTTTGCTCCAGAATAAAATTACTGCATCGCtaaaaaatatcacaataCAACAGCTTAACTACAACACATTTAGTCATTCCCCCTTCGCCATCCAATTTCCGGTAGGCCTTCAATCGATTGCTGACCGTTCAAAAAAGCTTTTGTTTTCGCACAATTTATGTCGTGATAATGTTCGCATAGTCTTGGCTCTGaattggaaaaattcgatAAAGCATTACCTCTGCCGGCAATGTCGGGACTAGTTAGACCATTCATTTCGAGTATGCTGCTGTTGTGCGCTTTATAGCCGTACACACGTTGCAACGCATGCAAACTGTTTGAGCTGACTGTTCGTTCTAGTATTTCGCCCCAATACTTTTCAGATAGTCCTTCTAGGTCGGGTCGGGGTGGTTTGGATGATGGTGGTCCTGGCGGCATCGGCAGCATGTTCGGATCGCATTCGGAACTGACGCTGCAGCAACGGGATTTTGATGTTGTTGGTTCATCGTCCGGAGCGAAGCACTATACATTAgaattggaaaatgtaaatCAGCGAAGGCATAGCGATAAACGGCTTCATTGGACTTACTTTGTTAATGAACAATTCTTTTCCTAATCGTCTAAAATGAGCATTTAAAAGCCAGTAAATGAATGGATTCCAGAAACTATTACTAATTGCAGTCCATGTAacaataaaatctaaaaatggTGGAACCTAAACCAAAAGAATGCGATTATAGAATCCTgggcaaaattgtttttttttaaccttaGAGTTTGTGCAAGCAGCGACAATTTCTTGTATAGCCCACGGAGTCACCATTACAATGTAACCTAAAGACATTGCCGCCATAGTTCGAGATGCTGATCCATTCAATCTACGTTCTAATGAAACAACCTGAAATAAGGACTGTTAAGACGAAACGTTATGACGATGTTACATACAGAATATATCTACAAATATGCGAAAAGTTTAATTCCACAACTATGAGAAAACTATGTTTGTGTTCCCATAAGTAACTGATAAAGGAATTATAAGGGTAGACGACGCGTAGAAATAGAGCCAGCTGAAAAAACGTCTAATCTCACGTCGTAGTAAAGTTTTAAGCAAAACTAACTAAGTTTATGGAAACTTTCACGAATGTAGTAGGGTATGTGTGTTGCAgtataatttcttttattgcCTACTCACGATGATTTCTCCTCAATATTATTATCGTAGGAATCTTAAGCGAACATATTGAAACTGACAGGAGAATTTAATCTTCCTCGCCTTCAttgattttctctttttcgCTTATGCAATAAAGTATAGTATTGACAATTAAGGGGATATCCTGGCAAGCCTCGAAGCGCCCCTCAAATGTcaataatgtactattttttgaCGTACTAGAAATACAGACACAAGTATGAGCAATACGACCCTGGAAATCGTACAGAAATTAGTTCGTTTTCATTATTACAATTTCCACTTAATGAAACCAATGTTAGCATAACCATAATGCATCAACTCTTGATAAACCATCATGTAATATGATATGCTTAAGTGACGTACTTATGCATGTGTCCTAAGAAATTGCAATGCTCTTATGAAACTACTGCAAATTGGCATTACACAATCAACATTTTCCTTTCATCTCGTATAGTTAAGAGTACCATTTATACTGTGCGTACCATTAAGTATTTCAATTGGTTGAAACATGAAACAACCTCGTTGGTATTATAATAAACTTCTCTTATACATCAGCAGCTTATGATATTACGCAACTGTTGacataaatcattaaaatacCGCAATTTAACGTGAAAACGTATGTTAAATTATTATCATACTACCACCGGTTACAGTTGTTAAGCGTTTTCATTTCATGGTACACATGAAACCATTATAAGCTTTCCACtataaagaaaaacaaacacacCGGCACAATTATACCTTTTCACTTGTTGATGAAGGTGTCGTCACTGCTGTAACTGCTGGCGGTGTTGCTACAAGTCGAAAACTGCTCGCATGAAAACTGGAGCCGTAACAGTACATGAGTATCATTGTAGTTGGAAAATATAGAGAACAAGTAGCTAATATTCGGTGTGACGGTTTGCTGTAAAACGGTTCACAAACGAGCAGTCCCgtattattaaaataataaccTGAAAGGAAACAATAAATTGTGAAAAGAAGGGAGGCAGTATTTgtttcgaattaatttttttccggCTCTTCACTTCCTTTAATTTGTATTTCATAGACGAATGAAGAAACCGAAAGATGAATAACaagaattttacgaaaagAAATACCAACCTTTTGGTAGCACAAGCAACCCAAACATTGTTAAGCATAATGTCCATGTCACACTTAGAATGGCAACGCAACCCTTTTATGCGtcagttttgttttattggcgaaacataatggaaaatgagaaagaaattttgtgtaattaaTGATCGAATGTTTGGTAATCAATCATCATTATCATTAGGGATATAAAATGCCGCAATTTTTAGCGCATAATTATCCCAATTAATGGTATAAATTCCAATAATCTCACCTTTTTACTTGAATGTTGATGATATTTGTCCGGATGCATTGCACACATATATCTATCGACTGCCATACAAACTAGTATCACAGCACTTTGTTGAGATAATGCTCCACGCAAAAGCGCCTattcaattgaattcaaaaGCATTCGCTAATTAACGTTATTGAGGGGATTTTGCTTTGAGATTATTATGACGTTTTGTGTTGGAAatttaatgcaatttttttcggtttttttggCTAATAATTTACCTGTATTTGACAGTATATTTCACCATAAGGCCAGCAATGAAACAAGGCAGGTAAAACTCCGAATGGGGTGATTAACAGTCCAATAGCCAAATCGTTTAGGCTTAGCGATGTTAATAGGTATCGTGGCTGCATtcggtaaattaaaaatttttaatgctAAGCAAAACGTATTTTGCTATTAATGTCCTATTAATAGGACGGTATAAGCATGATTAATGAAACACTaataaaaataaggagaaatagGGAAATGgttagttgaaattaaggaaaaatgaggagaaatttttcgataaaaatcgaaattattcttatttatttatttaaattattattattctacAGTGAaagacatctcaaatgtctca
This region of Bradysia coprophila strain Holo2 chromosome IV, BU_Bcop_v1, whole genome shotgun sequence genomic DNA includes:
- the LOC119086011 gene encoding trace amine-associated receptor 1 isoform X2 yields the protein MDSKATLLVPPNVKNVSCSHPRYTGSLIYYIGPLDAIQALLILMLTVGIIGANLLVIFVINHRRYSPYIHPQPRYLLTSLSLNDLAIGLLITPFGVLPALFHCWPYGEIYCQIQALLRGALSQQSAVILVCMAVDRYMCAMHPDKYHQHSSKKGCVAILSVTWTLCLTMFGLLVLPKGYYFNNTGLLVCEPFYSKPSHRILATCSLYFPTTMILMYCYGSSFHASSFRLVATPPAVTAVTTPSSTSEKVVSLERRLNGSASRTMAAMSLGYIVMVTPWAIQEIVAACTNSKVPPFLDFIVTWTAISNSFWNPFIYWLLNAHFRRLGKELFINKCFAPDDEPTTSKSRCCSVSSECDPNMLPMPPGPPSSKPPRPDLEGLSEKYWGEILERTVSSNSLHALQRVYGYKAHNSSILEMNGLTSPDIAGRGNALSNFSNSEPRLCEHYHDINCAKTKAFLNGQQSIEGLPEIGWRRGND
- the LOC119086011 gene encoding trace amine-associated receptor 1 isoform X1, yielding MDSKATLLVPPNVKNVSCSHPRYTGSLIYYIGPLDAIQALLILMLTVGIIGANLLVIFVINHRRYSPYIHPQPRYLLTSLSLNDLAIGLLITPFGVLPALFHCWPYGEIYCQIQALLRGALSQQSAVILVCMAVDRYMCAMHPDKYHQHSSKKGCVAILSVTWTLCLTMFGLLVLPKGYYFNNTGLLVCEPFYSKPSHRILATCSLYFPTTMILMYCYGSSFHASSFRLVATPPAVTAVTTPSSTSEKSLFQVVSLERRLNGSASRTMAAMSLGYIVMVTPWAIQEIVAACTNSKVPPFLDFIVTWTAISNSFWNPFIYWLLNAHFRRLGKELFINKCFAPDDEPTTSKSRCCSVSSECDPNMLPMPPGPPSSKPPRPDLEGLSEKYWGEILERTVSSNSLHALQRVYGYKAHNSSILEMNGLTSPDIAGRGNALSNFSNSEPRLCEHYHDINCAKTKAFLNGQQSIEGLPEIGWRRGND